Within the Cryptococcus neoformans var. neoformans B-3501A chromosome 1, whole genome shotgun sequence genome, the region CTGAAAACCGCACTTGTTCATCACACCAAAAGATTTCGCAATGAAACTTATGCGGATTTGATCACTTCTATCACGGCGGAGCAGCCCATCGTCAGAGAGACATCATGGACGGCAACTCGTCCTTCAATATCAGGCGTGCCGAAATCACCAGGCGACATCACCACTTCGTCCCTCACTTCTCCTCAGAATTCATCAGAACGTCAGATCTCGGCCTCCCAGGGCCCTGCAACTCTGCCACCAGACCCCACATCTGAAGAGGTCGAAAGCTTTAATACCATTCGTTCTCAACTTTCTCGCATATTACCCAAACCCCCATCTACACCCCCTTCTAGACACGGGTTTTTATCAatgttggaggaggtaTTGGGAAAGTTTTGGAACGCTGAGAATTTAGAGGGAAGGGACGATGAATGGAGGAAAGACGATGCAGGTGGGTTCGAGGGAAGTGAAAAAGATTGGGTCTATTTGTGCACGCCATTTGTGTGCTGTTTATCTAGGCCCGTGGGAGTGTTTCTGGGTTTCAAATCTTTGATGGAGCGCATGAGTAAGTCGCCATCAGTATCAGCTTATACCTACATGAGGCGTATTCAACAATTTCAGGAGCTTTTCCCCCATTACCTGTACGACTAGCATCTTTTCTCACCCTTTTTCGACAAGCTTTGCCAGAGCTTCATTCGTACTGTGAAGATGAGCAAGTGCCTTACGTTCAAGTAGCATTAAGCTGGATGACGACTCTGCTGGCTAAGGAAATGTGGTTGGGTGATGTCCTTCGTTTATGGGGTAAGCTTTGAGGTTATTCTCTGGATTCTGGCATGCTGATACGAGCCAGATACATATCTTGCCGCCCATGACATGTTTGCACTGCATTGTTATGTTTGTGTTGCGATTTTTTCCACTTGTAAGGAGTGAGTCCCCTCATGTTTGTTATATCAGCGTATAATAAGCCATAACCGCCTTCGTGCCATAGAACATTGGAGGAGTTGGATGGATCAGAGGCAAAGCTTATGTTGCTCGATCTTCCGCCCATGGACGTTGACCGCGTATGTCTTCAACTCTGAAACTCTTGAGGGTGCTGTGTTAAATTTGACGTAGCTGTTACAAGATGCTGCAAATTTAAGAGTCACTTTCCCTCTCGCCCGACATgcagatgaggaggaatgaTTGCATATTCCGCAGTTCCATCGACCATCACAAGAGCTACCATCACAAGAACTATTTCTGTATTTTGcatagaagaagaagggccaATTTGTCTATTAATTCATCAGTGCCACGCTCGGCATTTATATAAGGAGGCGCTACGAGTTATCAATTTTCAAGCAGCAATTGCAAGCGGAATCAAAAAAATCGGAGTGTGCCTGagttgctgctgctggctTGTGGATCCATCTGGAAAGAAAACGATTCCTGTAACATTTTTTTCGCCGATTATTTTATTATTTCTTCGGATTATTCAGCAGCCTCGACCACTGCACGTTTTATAAATTTGGGCGTTCTTCTATTTTAGTaccatctctctttctttcgaAATTCGCAATCACCCGTGCCAGTCTATTATCGTGATATAGGTGAGTTCAACGCCAACTTTGTATTGAGGCCAACTTTCGACCTCTCCGTCTTCCATGATGTTCAATGTAATTTGCGTTTGAGCCGTCTCCTCGAGAGACGTCTTTGAAACCAAAATTTTGCCTATATGTCTGATACTCTTACTTTTGTCCTCAGTACATGATTTTATTCACGACAACAGTAGACTAACAAATATTCTTAGGCTTTGAAATCGATCAACCATGTCCTCTGATAAAACCAACCTTTTCCCTACTTTAGGTGAGGTGGCGGACCGCACAGGGAAGGCTGAGAGTACTGGTTTGgagcaggaaggagatgacaGACAGATGCAGGAGATTGAGAGTCTTTGTATGAGATGTCATGAAAATGTATGTCATTGCCGCAATTTCGTACATGTTGCAGACATTCGGAGCTGATGCAAAGGGCAGGGCACGACCAGACTGCTCTTGACCAGCATCCCCTATTTCAAGGAAATAGtggtctcttctttcagaTGCGATCATTGTGGTCACCGTGATACGGAGATTCAAAGTGCCGGTGAAATCCAGCGTAAGTGACTGTCGCTGGCGGCAGAAACAGCGTGAACTAAATTCTGTTACTTGCTAGCCAAAGGCGTCAGCTACACCGTACACCTTCTCACACGTGCCGATCTCGACCGACAGATTGTCAAGTCTAATTGGGCTACAATTACCATTCCCGATATCCAGTTGACTATCCCTCCTGGTCGAGGGCAAATCAATACTGTTGAGGGCATTATTCGTGACACTGTACGAGATCTTAACATCAGCCAACCTGTCCGACGAGTCATGGACCCCGAGACGGGTAAAAAGATTGACGAGCTCCTCGAGAAGCTTAGGGTGGCAATTGacatggaggaggatgatgaagacgatggaGGTGTTGGAATGGATGACGATGTGAAACCCGTACACCACGAGCCATCCAATTCTTCGTCTAAAGAAGAAAAACCTTTCGTCCCCTTCTCTATGATCGTCGACGATCCGTCTGGCAATTCTTACTTCCAGTTTAAAGGGTCTCAATCAGATCCTCAATGGAACATGAGAGCTTACAGTCGGACATTTGATCAGAATGTGATATTGGGTTTGGTCGCTCGACCGGAGGATATGTCTGAGGAGCAGCCGGAAGGCGTCCCGATTGTCGCTGCTGACCACAAACTGAGCAGTGCGGAGGAGTTTGAGTCGAAAAGGAACAAGAACGTGATCAATCGGGATGACGGGACAGTTGTTCCGGACGAGATTTACAGCTTCCCTGCTACGTGTTCTTCATGTGGACACCAGCTTGAGACTCTCATGCAGCAGGTCAACATTCCTTACTTTCAAgtaagtttttttttctttgcctATGTAGCTCGTCGCTAATTCTTGTCGTTAGGATATCATCATTATGTCAAGCAATTGCTACGCATGTGGATACCGAGATAATGAAGTCAAGTCTGGTGGCTCGATCGCTCCCAAGGGTAAAAGGATTACTCTGAAGgttgaggacgaggaggatcTTAGTCGAGACATGCTCAAGGTGAGCGTATCTTTGTACTGTATTACAGCTAGTAACTTACTGCTTCTGTAGTCTGATACTGCTGGTCTATCAATTCCCGAAATTGACTTGGTGCTTCAACCTGGTACCCTTGGAGGCCGTTTCACCACTCTTGAAGGTCTTCTCAATGAGATTTACACCGAACTCAGTACCAAAGTTTTCCGAGCTGGTGACTCTACTACCGCTGGTATCGGACAAGCGGATTCGAGCGCcggtgaagatgaagcaaACTTTGGGGATTTCCTCAAAGGCTTGAAGGAGTGTATGTCGGCCCAGAGGCAGTTCActctcatccttgacgATCCGGTGTCCAACTCCTATCTTCAAAACCTTTATGCGCCTGATCCTGACCCAAACATGCAAATCGAGGTGTACGAGCGAACGTTTGAGCAGAATGAGGAACTTGGTCTTAACGATATGGTCGTGGAAGGGTATAATAAGGAAGCTGAGGGAACGGCGTAAGGTTCAAATATCTGGATTGGGCAAGCTGGAATGTTATGCTTTGTAATCACATAGGGAAATTAGAGTAGAAGACGTGCTGCTATCATCGTCTCCGACATGTGGTTTGCTTTCATTTATTGTACTTCATAGACATGCATAATTAATGTTCATTCGTATTTTGCAAGGATAAGTCGGATCCTTATTATCTGTATCTCATATGAAGCAGTTTCGTCAACTACAAAGGTCTAATAACCGTCGTCCGTCGTCGACGATGTATTATTATTACAAGTATTGCTGTGAATGATAATGGGCGAGATGATGTGGTTTCGATTAGCTTTTTCACTCATTTTACTACTTCTTGTACAGCCAGTAAGCCAATAACGAGTAATAGTTAGTAAGCTTCATGACTGATAGTAGTGGCCGTTGTACACTAGGTAAATTATAATAATTTATCATGCTTCACAAAGCACCTGCATTGCAGGTATCTACGCCCGCTCACAGCTGGCAAACCctagtggtggtggtatcgagggaaaaaaaacagcgaaccttttctttcaaaACGCGTcactcatcatcaatctcaATCGGCCCTACTAGTAAACGCTGTATACAAGTAAATAGTAACAATAAGTCCAGAGATGTGCCTCTATAGCTCTACGCACTCCCTTAGAGGACGACGCATCCTCTACAGCATCCCTTATCGACATGatcatccttttcagcTGCTCGACCACCGACAGCGCTCATCTGAGATTTGGCGGGAGCATTCACAGCCTGAGGAGGACCAGACTCCTTATTTTGCAATCATGTTGTCAGTGGTCGATCTTGAAATGTAGGAGAGTGGTCAACATACCTTTTGGTATCTTCTGATGGCTCGTACGACGGCAATAAAGGCCTCGTCCACGTTTACTCGTTGCTTGGCAGATGTTTCGATACATTGGGCATTGAACCTTTTAGCCAAGTCACGCCCCTCTGAAATGACGTTAAGCCGACGAATGTGATTGAGAAATGAAGAGCGCTCACCATGTGGCTGGACCTGCCTTTCGTACTCCAAATCACATTTATTCGCTACTACGACTACTGGGAAGTAGTCCTTATCCTTAACCTGTCATCATTTCGTAGTCAGCCAGATAACAATGACACGTGAAATTTATGACTCACTCGCAAAATTTGTTGGTGGAATGTAGATACTTCTTCGAAAGAGCTTCTGGAAGTAATGGAGTAAACAAGGAGGAAACCCTCTCCTGTAAACAGATTTCAGTCAGTTGCCATTGGGGAGCTTTATACTTCCACGTACCGGTCCTCATGTATTGTTCTCGCATAGCGCCGTATTCTTCTTGACCGGCGGTGTCCAACACGTCCAACAAAGCGACCTCTTCGTCGATGATACATTGTTTACGGTAAGAATCCTCTGTTAAACGGTCAGATGGCAGACCAGCAGCATCTGTGGTAAGTACTCACCGATGGTAGGATCATATCTGAATGGTACCAAAAGATTTGATCAGCACAGTCCTGGCATATGCTCAGTAATCAAGTAAGATCGGACGCACTCATCGACGAACTaggaaggggagagaaTAGTCAGCTTGCTGGTTTATGTGCCGTTTCTCCATCTACTCACATGTGATTGGATGAATTGGATTGTCAAGGCAGACTTCCCAACACCTAAGTTACTATATTGTCAGCGTCTGTCTGCACGCAGGGTCTTGGCTTCTATAAGAGTCAAAACAACGACAATGGGCTTTCAATCAGTTCACACGCCGGGGGAATAACCACCACTGAGCGCATAccgagcttgaagaagaggccaGAAGTAACTGTTCGGACTTCAGAGTAGTCCTACACCTATACCCCTCGAGAGGGACGTATATTGCCCAGCGGAATCAAGAGTGCGAAAGTCCTTTGATGGCTGGCCGACACGATGCACAGacttaccaccaccaccgacgACGACAAGCTTATATTCACGCAGAAATTGGGCCTATCGGGTTACTCAGCACCAAATGGGGATGGTTACAGTGCGGGCGACATACCTTGGACATGCTGACTGGCTGAGAGCGGATGGACTTGAGTGTGAACGGAGTTTGTTGACAAGACGGAGATGATAACCGGAGGTGAGTTGAAGCGTTGCAGAGCAAGagttgaagatggagagatggacggGAGAGGCGGGACGGAGCGGGGCCGGGGACAGAGGGGCGCCGGAGATGGAGTGAGATGCACGGAGGGACTGTAAGCGTAATATTAACTTACCCAACAATTAGGCTGAGGCCGCTGATTGTTCGCGCCCTGCGCATGGACCTCCGCCGCCATGGTGAGGCCCGCCGCGTGGCTTCCACGTGGGGTGGATAGACGGGATTTCGGCAAAGCAGATTGATAAAGAGATGTGGCGGCGGTTATCTGTCTATAACAACACGCCGCACGTCTCTCCCCGCTCGCCCACAACGCCATGTCCCTCTACGGCGGCATCAAATTCTCTGCGACGAACCCGGAGGATGAGCCAGAGCAGCGGGAGACCCCCCGCCCGCCAGACGCAGACGCTGGCTCCCTCCCCCCCGCACAGTCCAAGCAGAGACAGCCCCCCGCATTCTCCTCCGCCCTCAAGTTCGCCCCCCGCATCAACAAGAAGCCGCTGAAGCCGCCGGTCCCAACCGCACACGTCTCCGCGCTCCCCCTCAATCCAAGCTCCGCAGATATCGTTCGCTCTGCAGAACCAGTCTTGCACTCTCGTTCCCCGGCAGctcaagatgaaggtgatgcGCAGCTGGTATTCGGGCCAGACGGTCTGCCTCTTGCCAAGGCGCCGGCTATGACGATAGGGACCAACAAAGGAGGGTACAAGGACAGATTGGGCAATGATTTCTCCGgtgagaaaaagaagaagaagaagaagaaagtggGTATTGTCGGACTACGTGGTAAAGCACCTCGCTGATCCCTTCAAAGAGAAAAAATCCACAGCCTTTTTTCCCCACGTTTGACCCTGAAGAGATATATGATCCCAACCGGCCCAACGACCTCGGTGAATATCAACAGTATCGGAAACGTgccaaggaagagaggaggaggaagctcATGGAGGCTAAGAGACGAAGAGCTGAAGGCTTGAGCAGTGATGAGAGCAGTTATTATACAGACAGCGAAGAGGACATCGCTCCAAGAAGGGACGGTAAGTGGATCCATCAATTGGCCGGTCAATTACTGACTGTATACCGTAAGCTCCCAAGATGTTTGCTCCTCCAAAGATGTATTCTCCTTCGGCCTCAAAGTCTACTGTTTCTGAAGAACCCGAGACTGCCGTTAATCGTCTGCCCGAATCGCAACCCGCATTTGGCCGTGATCAGGACGATAGGCGGATGGACTTGTCACGCCTATCGCCGTCGGGGGATGATGCTTATGCTAGACGGGTCGCCATGACGCAGCAAGCTCCCTTGCATCTACATCATCCTTCACAATCAGGTGACGATGCATATGCAAGGAGAGCAGCCATATCTCAGAACCCCCCACCTACAACCTCATTCATCCCGAGTTCTacagcctcttcatccgctGCACCAGATGCATACCCCTCTACTCATTTGACTCAACCACCTACAACCACCCCACCACCTTTGCCCGTGATACCAAACGCGCAAGCCGAACTTCCACAGGTTCAGGCAGCCGCATCAACTAGTCAAGATTTCCAGGCTAtgttggaggagagaaaaaaggcTGCCGAGGCTATTGCTGCCAAGTTCAAAGCTCTTGCCGGAGCGGCGCAAcccccatcatcacctgCTCCCGCCTCGGCATCCTCCTCTGCAGCGCAACTTCAGGATGTGTGAGTCGGAAAGGTGCAATATGGTGTCTGATCGACCTGCTGACATAACATAGTGGTGGTGGGACATTTGCAGAGAAAAGTAGGTCATCTTTCATTTCAGCCTCGTTCGTTCATATTTAACTAATCCCCTTATTTCAAAGTGATGCGTAAATGGGGCCACGTCGAAGGCACAGGCTTAGGAGCTCGTGGTGAGGGTATTGTCCACGCTTTAACTACGGAACATGTTGCTCCGGTTGCGAATCTCTCGCAACCCCTATCAAAGCGGGCCCTTGCCAAACAaaaagcagcagcagccaaTGCCAAATCTCGCAAATGGGTTCAAGCACCTTCTGCCCGTGGCAGGATCGTCAATGACAATAAGGATGAACGtgcaaaggaagaaaaggagagaaagggtgAGGAAGGCAGGGTGATTTGCCTAAGGGGCCTTGTGGGTTCGGTAGAGGAAATTGACGAGGAATTGGTAAATGAGATAGGAGAAGAGTGTTCAAACTACGGGATCGTAGAGAGGGTAGTGCTTCACCTGGTAGAACCACCTCCGCCAGAACCGGAAGAGTGTTTGCGCGTTTTTGTGGTGTTTTCCGGGATGGCGGGGGCATGGAGGGCAATCAAGGAACTGGATGGGAGATTTTTCGGGGGAAGAAATATTGTGAGTATACATTGTCTAATGGCTTTGGGATATTATTGAAACAAGAATCAGAAAGCCACATATTTCGATGAGACCAGATTCGACAAGGGCGATAGGGATGGCCCAGTGCTTTAGCTTTTTAGGAGATGTGTCCGGTGTATGGAATACGATTTTACATGTGCACGTGCTCTCAGACTGGACGTCTTATCCACCAACAATTTAGGTATACAGCGATGTAGAACGATACACAGAAGATAAACAACAAGCATCCGACGATCCGCCAATGTTTTCACAGTGCTACACCTTCCCGGTGTCCCTTACCAGTTTCCTTACCGCGATGGGACTTGGGCTGAACAACGCAGAGGCTTGAAAGCTACCGAGCCTCACTATATTCATGGCCCAGGAAGATTGCTGCGCATTAGGAATGAATGATCTATTGGATATTTCCTCATTCGGCAGTGTAACCTGAGCCGGAGTAATTTTTATTGGATTGGACTGGACAGTGCTCGCACGCCTTTCGCTAGGCCTTTGATCTGGCTTCTGAAGGGAGGCAGCATGCACGACGAATGGGTTGTGTGACGATGCGGGAACCGTAGGCAAAGTTCTGAACTGGGCTTGCTCTGCTttgatcttcttgatgaGGGCTTCTAGCATAAGTGTACGCATCTCAAGGCCGTCCTCGGTGTCGACCAAAGAACTCCTTCGTGCTTTAACAGATGAATAAAGTGATTGCAGTTGGTTTAAGAGGCTCAACATCGCATTGCAAGCTTTGAGGTAATGGTCTTTGAGACCGGCATACTCTGCCGATGGAAGAATGTGAACATGCGAGGAAATCTTGATCCCCAGACGCTGGAGGGTGGAAATGACCGGTGCAAGGAGCGCTAATAGTTCACCTGCGGGATCATCTACCCTCTCGTCTTGTACAGAACAGACATCCTCTCCATAGTCGAGCGTTACTCCCACAAGCGTGCGCTCCGAATCGGCAGAGTGCCCCGAATCCCCAGACTCTCTTCGGACAAGAGGCGTCTCTTCACTCTTATCAAGCTTGCTGTACCGCGCCCACCCCCACTTACCACCTGGTTTCGTACTTGGCCGCTTGAATGCATCCTTGCGAGAAATGGACAAGACTGAAATCAGCTTGGAAAAGCGAGACGTATGTGTGGGCGTtatgggaggaggagtgTACTGCTCCTGGATAATAGGTGTAATGGAAGGAGATCGTATGGGCGAGAGAAGGGTATGGTTTAAACATGTGATATCGGCATCGACATTTGAAAGCTCATTTCTAGCAGGAAGAACGTCGTTTTTTCATCAGCTTCGTATGACAGATGGTCGACAGCGGATaggaaagatgaggagCTCTGTTTGACTCACTTGAATTGCTCGATCAGGACTGTTGTTTGTACATTCGGGTTTTGCATAACGTAGcgttttttctttgtttaCTTCTGACAATCTGTTGATAAGTTTAGTCTGCTTCAAGCAATTAATGTTAATGTTGTCGAGTTTATCAAAATGCTTACCATCAATGGACAAAGAACTATCTGTGCTCAAGAAGTTATTATTATACTCGTAAACACAGGCCGCCTTGTTGGTGTTGCCGATACTATTCTGAAGGTTGTTTACAATGCATAAAAGATCATGGGCCGTCCTTTCAGCATTTACTGAAGGAATGGCGAGCAATTCCTGAAGGAGGGcgtttcttcctttcaaGTCTTTCGGTTTATGACTGCACACTTTTTCCGTCACAGTATGTTTTACTTATGTTCCCATGCTCGTCTGCCTTCTCCAACCATGCTTCAACAGCTCGCCGGTCCAATAAAGGTCACGGTACATTTGGTTCATTAATTGCTACATTTTGATCTAAGTTTATGATGGCAGCAAAAAGACAACTATAAATtaaaaagagaaaaataACTACTACTTCGATGATCAGACCCGCCGCCTTGGTACATTTAATCCATTTCTTCCACCTCAATATCCATTgaatcatcctcatcttcactaTCATCCGGCTGGATAACGTCGGGTTCATGGTTGGGAATCACAACCAACCTGTTCTTCCGAAGGTCGACCGTGATGTGGGCAACTTCACCGTCTCGCACACGCCCTTGGAGCAAGAGTCGCGAGAGAGGATTGAGAATTTCGGTCTGGATAAGACGAGCCATGGGTCGAGCACCGTACGTCGCTGTAGATAAAAATATCAGTAATTGTTTCAATTTTTTTTGAAGGGATTGACACTTACGAGAGTATCCAGCTTGAGCCAACCACTCGCAGGAAGGATCATCGACATCAAGCTTGATTTTCCTGTTGTTATCCAACAACCTTTGCTGAATTTCCTTCAATCTAACATCAACGACCTTCCTAATGTCCGCTCTGCTCAATGATCGGTATAGAATGATGTCGTCAATTCTGTTGATGAACTCCGGAGGGAAAGTCTTAGCGATAGCCCCATTGACCTTGGCACGAACAGCAGGATCGACTGCTCCCTCCGAGGGGTGCTCATTGAGATACATAGAGCCGACATTGGAAGTCATCATGACGATAGTGTTGCGGAAGTCAACTACCCGGCCTTTGCCATCGGTAAGACGACCATCATCGAGAACTTGCAGGAAGAGCTGGTGGAATTCGCGCGCTGCCTTTTCGATCTCGtcaatgaggatgagggagTACGGCTTGCGCCTGACAGCCTCAGTCAGCTGGCCACCAGCCTCATGCCCGACGTATCCAGGACCGGCACCAATGAGACGCGAGATGGCATGCTTCTCAGAGTACTCGGAAGCATCGATACGAACCATTGCATCCTCGCTGTTGAACATAACACC harbors:
- a CDS encoding hypothetical protein (Similar to gi|46100904|gb|EAK86137.1| hypothetical protein UM04757.1 [Ustilago maydis 521], FASTA scores: opt: 1197, E(): 1.2e-69, (47.037% identity (73.148% similar) in 540 aa overlap (4-519:43-551)); HMMPfam hit to zf-ZPR1, ZPR1 zinc-finger domain, score: 412.1, E(): 6.7e-121), whose amino-acid sequence is MSSDKTNLFPTLGEVADRTGKAESTGLEQEGDDRQMQEIESLCMRCHENGTTRLLLTSIPYFKEIVVSSFRCDHCGHRDTEIQSAGEIQPKGVSYTVHLLTRADLDRQIVKSNWATITIPDIQLTIPPGRGQINTVEGIIRDTVRDLNISQPVRRVMDPETGKKIDELLEKLRVAIDMEEDDEDDGGVGMDDDVKPVHHEPSNSSSKEEKPFVPFSMIVDDPSGNSYFQFKGSQSDPQWNMRAYSRTFDQNVILGLVARPEDMSEEQPEGVPIVAADHKLSSAEEFESKRNKNVINRDDGTVVPDEIYSFPATCSSCGHQLETLMQQVNIPYFQDIIIMSSNCYACGYRDNEVKSGGSIAPKGKRITLKVEDEEDLSRDMLKSDTAGLSIPEIDLVLQPGTLGGRFTTLEGLLNEIYTELSTKVFRAGDSTTAGIGQADSSAGEDEANFGDFLKGLKECMSAQRQFTLILDDPVSNSYLQNLYAPDPDPNMQIEVYERTFEQNEELGLNDMVVEGYNKEAEGTA
- a CDS encoding hypothetical protein (Match to EST gb|CF186007.1|CF186007; Similar to gi|46100806|gb|EAK86039.1| hypothetical protein UM05636.1 [Ustilago maydis 521], FASTA scores: opt: 543, E(): 7.6e-26, (48.447% identity (77.640% similar) in 161 aa overlap (234-391:405-565))), with protein sequence MSTILQDWIDLLNAEQHVQVDKLKEHARHGIAAPIRGEVWLYLLGVLSEDKTSEITSLISLDLSYKALSNSIPSHLASLLLKTALVHHTKRFRNETYADLITSITAEQPIVRETSWTATRPSISGVPKSPGDITTSSLTSPQNSSERQISASQGPATLPPDPTSEEVESFNTIRSQLSRILPKPPSTPPSRHGFLSMLEEVLGKFWNAENLEGRDDEWRKDDAGGFEGSEKDWVYLCTPFVCCLSRPVGVFLGFKSLMERMRAFPPLPVRLASFLTLFRQALPELHSYCEDEQVPYVQVALSWMTTLLAKEMWLGDVLRLWDTYLAAHDMFALHCYVCVAIFSTCKETLEELDGSEAKLMLLDLPPMDVDRLLQDAANLRVTFPLARHADEEE
- a CDS encoding hypothetical protein (Similar to gi|6919948|sp|O74650|RAS_CRYNE Ras-like protein, FASTA scores: opt: 1426, E(): 9.6e-91, (100.000% identity (100.000% similar) in 216 aa overlap (1-216:1-216)); HMMPfam hit to Ras, Ras family, score: 309.0, E(): 7.2e-90) — protein: MSKAQFLREYKLVVVGGGGVGKSALTIQFIQSHFVDEYDPTIEDSYRKQCIIDEEVALLDVLDTAGQEEYGAMREQYMRTGEGFLLVYSITSRSSFEEVSTFHQQILRVKDKDYFPVVVVANKCDLEYERQVQPHEGRDLAKRFNAQCIETSAKQRVNVDEAFIAVVRAIRRYQKESGPPQAVNAPAKSQMSAVGGRAAEKDDHVDKGCCRGCVVL